A single window of Lepeophtheirus salmonis chromosome 2, UVic_Lsal_1.4, whole genome shotgun sequence DNA harbors:
- the LOC121132662 gene encoding uncharacterized protein isoform X2 yields the protein MENGPLGGGGGGPSPNFASPNGPGTPTMPGTPTYPIQNYGPSPVGGPSQLVPCGPPSGPHGFVGSPVGNSGPSTPGPMVHTPIGNGGGPGNSNGPNSNILNNGGNSNIVQPPPPPPNHCGQQPPNSFHPPPQYNGMGSCGPCVPNSPSSTSSSCGPSSLNNIRGQSPNRPGSSGPPYMPNSGGGSPFPPSFGLNGPPIGPPHMGGGMQGPLPPHHHQYLGGPPQNYGPPPGMHHPGMSPGHHGAPMGPHMGAPPPHFMDRMDPNRHMAMPPQPDYRIHEMNKRLQQRTDDSDNLWWDAFTTEFFEEDATFTLTFCLEDGPKRYTISRTLIPRYFRSIFEGGVTDLHYELRHPKESFHNNSITMDCDQCTVVTLHGKPMFTKSIIKKVFTEGRLVVEFSFDDSMRIRSWHFSIRNHRELIPRSVLALQDPGMPMESLSKNITRQGLTSTTLNYLRLCVILEPMQELMSRHKAYALNPRDCLKTTLFQKWQKMVAPPVNSPSRESTPSRGGGGSRSTRGRGGRHSGARSSPHLDLLSGEDLEPTRGGNKRRKRKGAGSTVSANKKRSPGPNFSLASQDVMVVGEPSLMGGEFGEEDERLISRLENAQYDPAAAAAQAAAAAAQQHHHHQHMDDGYGPSMAWSSGPPPPQAPPGSIPVSQQQIQQPPPPSSSSVIVPKTELEIKKSPKNC from the exons ATGGAGAATGGTCCCCTTGGTGGTGGAGGAGGTGGACCATCTCCAAATTTTGCTAGCCCTAACGGACCGGGAACACCCACTATGCCAGGTACACCCACTTACCCTATACAAAATTACGGACCTTCCCCAGTTGGTGGGCCGTCTCAACTTGTTCCATGTGGGCCTCCATCAGGTCCACATGGTTTTGTTGGGAGTCCTGTAGGAAATTCTGGCCCCTCGACACCGGGACCAATGGTTCATACCCCCATTGGAAACGGAGGAGGACCCGGTAATTCCAATGGGCCCAACTCTAATATCCTCAACAACGGTGGCAATAGCAACATCGTTCAGCCTCCACCACCTCCTCCAAATCACTGTGGTCAACAACCGCCAAATAGTTTTCATCCTCCACCTCAGTACAACGGAATGGGATCTTGTGGTCCGTGTGTGCCAAATTCTCCTTCGTCAACTTCCTCAAGTTGTGGACCTTCTAGTCTTAATAATATTCGAGGACAATCTCCAAATCGTCCGGGATCTTCTGGGCCTCCTTATATGCCTAATTCAGGGGGTGGATCACCTTTTCCACCTTCCTTTGGACTCAATGGCCCTCCAATCGGCCCTCCTCATATGGGAGGGGGAATGCAGGGTCCTCTCCCTCCTCATCACCATCAGTATTTAGGAGGTCCTCCACAAAATTATGGACCTCCTCCAGGGATGCATCATCCAGGCATGTCACCTGGACATCATGGAGCACCTATGGGACCACATATGGGAGCTCCACCACCTCATTTCATGGATAGAATGGATCCAAA TCGTCATATGGCCATGCCTCCACAACCAGATTATCGCATTCACGAAATGAACAAAAGACTTCAACAACGCACTGATGATAGTGATAATTTATGGTGGGATGCGTTTACTACGGAGTTTTTTGAAGAGGATGCAACCTTTACACTCACATTTTGCCTCGAAGATGGACCTAAGCGATATA CGATAAGTCGAACTTTGATCCCTAGATACTTTCGCAGTATATTTGAAGGCGGAGTGACGGATCTTCATTATGAACTTCGACACCCAAAAGAGTCATTTCATAACAATAGTATAACAATGGACTGTGATCAATGTACCGTAGTTACTCTGCATGGAAAGCCCATGTTCACCAAg tctattattaaaaaagtattcacgGAGGGACGGCTTGTTGTTGAATTCTCATTTGATGACTCAATGAGAATACGCTCCTGGCATTTTTCAATAAGGAATCACCGCGAACTTATCCCTAGATCCGTATTAGCCCTCCAAGACCCTGGAATGCCCATGGAATCTCTTTCCAAAAACATTACTCGACAAGGACTTACGAGTACGACTCTCAACTACCTCAGG CTGTGTGTCATATTGGAACCTATGCAAGAGCTCATGTCAAGACATAAGGCGTATGCTTTAAATCCAAGAGACTGTTTAAAAACGACACTCTTTCAAAAGTGGCAGAAAATGGTGGCACCACCAG tcaattcaCCTTCTCGAGAATCAACGCCATCTCGGGGTGGAGGTGGTAGCCGAAGTACACGTGGTAGAGGTGGACGACATTCAGGAGCTAGATCTAGTCCTCATTTGGATCTCTTATCAGGAGAAGATCTAG AGCCAACAAGGGGTGGTAACAAACGGAGAAAGCGAAAAGGTGCAGGGTCAACAGTATCTGCAAACAAAAAACGATCTCCAGGGCCAAACTTCTCCCTTGCTTCTCAA GACGTCATGGTTGTTGGAGAGCCATCTTTAATGGGTGGAGAATTCGGAGAGGAGGATGAGAGACTCATTAGTCGATTAGAAAATGCACAATACGATCCAGCAGCCGCTGCAGCTCAAGCAGCCGCTGCCGCCGCTCAACAACATCACCACCACCAGCATATGGATGATGGATATGGTCCAAGTATGGCTTGGTCTAGTGGGCCGCCACCCCCTCAGGCTCCACCAGGTTCGATACCTGTTTCGCAGCAGCAAATACAACAACCTCCACCTCCTTCCTCCTCTTCCGTCATCGTACCTAAAACGGAACTGGAAATCAAGAAATCTCCGAAAAACTGTTAA
- the LOC121132662 gene encoding uncharacterized protein isoform X1, whose protein sequence is MENGPLGGGGGGPSPNFASPNGPGTPTMPGTPTYPIQNYGPSPVGGPSQLVPCGPPSGPHGFVGSPVGNSGPSTPGPMVHTPIGNGGGPGNSNGPNSNILNNGGNSNIVQPPPPPPNHCGQQPPNSFHPPPQYNGMGSCGPCVPNSPSSTSSSCGPSSLNNIRGQSPNRPGSSGPPYMPNSGGGSPFPPSFGLNGPPIGPPHMGGGMQGPLPPHHHQYLGGPPQNYGPPPGMHHPGMSPGHHGAPMGPHMGAPPPHFMDRMDPNRHMAMPPQPDYRIHEMNKRLQQRTDDSDNLWWDAFTTEFFEEDATFTLTFCLEDGPKRYTISRTLIPRYFRSIFEGGVTDLHYELRHPKESFHNNSITMDCDQCTVVTLHGKPMFTKSIIKKVFTEGRLVVEFSFDDSMRIRSWHFSIRNHRELIPRSVLALQDPGMPMESLSKNITRQGLTSTTLNYLRLCVILEPMQELMSRHKAYALNPRDCLKTTLFQKWQKMVAPPGKVNSPSRESTPSRGGGGSRSTRGRGGRHSGARSSPHLDLLSGEDLEPTRGGNKRRKRKGAGSTVSANKKRSPGPNFSLASQDVMVVGEPSLMGGEFGEEDERLISRLENAQYDPAAAAAQAAAAAAQQHHHHQHMDDGYGPSMAWSSGPPPPQAPPGSIPVSQQQIQQPPPPSSSSVIVPKTELEIKKSPKNC, encoded by the exons ATGGAGAATGGTCCCCTTGGTGGTGGAGGAGGTGGACCATCTCCAAATTTTGCTAGCCCTAACGGACCGGGAACACCCACTATGCCAGGTACACCCACTTACCCTATACAAAATTACGGACCTTCCCCAGTTGGTGGGCCGTCTCAACTTGTTCCATGTGGGCCTCCATCAGGTCCACATGGTTTTGTTGGGAGTCCTGTAGGAAATTCTGGCCCCTCGACACCGGGACCAATGGTTCATACCCCCATTGGAAACGGAGGAGGACCCGGTAATTCCAATGGGCCCAACTCTAATATCCTCAACAACGGTGGCAATAGCAACATCGTTCAGCCTCCACCACCTCCTCCAAATCACTGTGGTCAACAACCGCCAAATAGTTTTCATCCTCCACCTCAGTACAACGGAATGGGATCTTGTGGTCCGTGTGTGCCAAATTCTCCTTCGTCAACTTCCTCAAGTTGTGGACCTTCTAGTCTTAATAATATTCGAGGACAATCTCCAAATCGTCCGGGATCTTCTGGGCCTCCTTATATGCCTAATTCAGGGGGTGGATCACCTTTTCCACCTTCCTTTGGACTCAATGGCCCTCCAATCGGCCCTCCTCATATGGGAGGGGGAATGCAGGGTCCTCTCCCTCCTCATCACCATCAGTATTTAGGAGGTCCTCCACAAAATTATGGACCTCCTCCAGGGATGCATCATCCAGGCATGTCACCTGGACATCATGGAGCACCTATGGGACCACATATGGGAGCTCCACCACCTCATTTCATGGATAGAATGGATCCAAA TCGTCATATGGCCATGCCTCCACAACCAGATTATCGCATTCACGAAATGAACAAAAGACTTCAACAACGCACTGATGATAGTGATAATTTATGGTGGGATGCGTTTACTACGGAGTTTTTTGAAGAGGATGCAACCTTTACACTCACATTTTGCCTCGAAGATGGACCTAAGCGATATA CGATAAGTCGAACTTTGATCCCTAGATACTTTCGCAGTATATTTGAAGGCGGAGTGACGGATCTTCATTATGAACTTCGACACCCAAAAGAGTCATTTCATAACAATAGTATAACAATGGACTGTGATCAATGTACCGTAGTTACTCTGCATGGAAAGCCCATGTTCACCAAg tctattattaaaaaagtattcacgGAGGGACGGCTTGTTGTTGAATTCTCATTTGATGACTCAATGAGAATACGCTCCTGGCATTTTTCAATAAGGAATCACCGCGAACTTATCCCTAGATCCGTATTAGCCCTCCAAGACCCTGGAATGCCCATGGAATCTCTTTCCAAAAACATTACTCGACAAGGACTTACGAGTACGACTCTCAACTACCTCAGG CTGTGTGTCATATTGGAACCTATGCAAGAGCTCATGTCAAGACATAAGGCGTATGCTTTAAATCCAAGAGACTGTTTAAAAACGACACTCTTTCAAAAGTGGCAGAAAATGGTGGCACCACCAGGTAAGG tcaattcaCCTTCTCGAGAATCAACGCCATCTCGGGGTGGAGGTGGTAGCCGAAGTACACGTGGTAGAGGTGGACGACATTCAGGAGCTAGATCTAGTCCTCATTTGGATCTCTTATCAGGAGAAGATCTAG AGCCAACAAGGGGTGGTAACAAACGGAGAAAGCGAAAAGGTGCAGGGTCAACAGTATCTGCAAACAAAAAACGATCTCCAGGGCCAAACTTCTCCCTTGCTTCTCAA GACGTCATGGTTGTTGGAGAGCCATCTTTAATGGGTGGAGAATTCGGAGAGGAGGATGAGAGACTCATTAGTCGATTAGAAAATGCACAATACGATCCAGCAGCCGCTGCAGCTCAAGCAGCCGCTGCCGCCGCTCAACAACATCACCACCACCAGCATATGGATGATGGATATGGTCCAAGTATGGCTTGGTCTAGTGGGCCGCCACCCCCTCAGGCTCCACCAGGTTCGATACCTGTTTCGCAGCAGCAAATACAACAACCTCCACCTCCTTCCTCCTCTTCCGTCATCGTACCTAAAACGGAACTGGAAATCAAGAAATCTCCGAAAAACTGTTAA